The following coding sequences lie in one Tichowtungia aerotolerans genomic window:
- a CDS encoding formylglycine-generating enzyme family protein, whose amino-acid sequence MRGVRSAVLMLVPMCFLVAQAEPKSCCGVLPSRFSVPVPPGMVWIPGGEFTMGGHGRFVRPDELPRHRVRLDGFWISRTPVTNDEFARFVKATGYVTTAERAPTAEELLKNAPPGTPPPPAEFLVASSLVFKPTEDPVPFNNPLVWWEWKSGADWRHPEGPDSSLEGRGDHPVVHVSWFDAQAYCQWKGGRLPTEAEWEYAARGGLDEKENVWGDEPVSPARCNTWQGTFPVENSEEDDFYSTSPVRKFEPNGYGLYDMAGNVWEWVGDWYRPDSYAYDATNAVTVNPTGPSSSYDPQEPYTVKRVTRGGSFLCNDDYCSGYRPSARMKTSPDTSLVHTGFRCVIPVLFPPE is encoded by the coding sequence ATGAGAGGTGTTCGATCAGCCGTTTTGATGCTGGTTCCGATGTGTTTTCTGGTTGCACAGGCGGAGCCGAAAAGCTGCTGCGGTGTTCTGCCGTCGCGGTTTTCTGTGCCGGTTCCGCCGGGAATGGTCTGGATTCCCGGAGGCGAGTTTACAATGGGCGGGCACGGCCGGTTCGTCCGGCCGGACGAACTTCCGCGGCATCGCGTTCGGCTCGACGGTTTCTGGATCAGCCGCACGCCGGTCACGAATGACGAGTTTGCCCGTTTTGTCAAGGCCACCGGTTATGTGACGACGGCCGAGCGCGCGCCAACGGCTGAAGAGCTGCTGAAAAATGCTCCGCCCGGCACTCCGCCGCCGCCTGCCGAGTTTCTGGTGGCTTCTTCGCTGGTGTTTAAGCCGACGGAGGATCCGGTTCCATTTAATAATCCGCTGGTCTGGTGGGAATGGAAGAGCGGGGCGGACTGGCGGCACCCGGAGGGTCCGGACAGCTCTCTTGAGGGGCGGGGCGATCATCCGGTGGTGCATGTGTCGTGGTTCGATGCCCAGGCCTACTGCCAGTGGAAGGGCGGCCGCCTGCCGACCGAAGCGGAGTGGGAATATGCCGCCCGCGGCGGACTGGATGAAAAAGAAAACGTCTGGGGCGATGAGCCGGTCAGTCCTGCAAGATGCAACACATGGCAGGGAACATTTCCGGTGGAAAATTCGGAAGAGGATGATTTCTATTCCACCTCGCCGGTCCGGAAGTTTGAGCCGAACGGCTACGGACTGTACGACATGGCCGGTAATGTCTGGGAATGGGTGGGCGACTGGTATCGTCCGGACAGCTATGCCTATGATGCAACCAATGCAGTGACCGTCAATCCGACCGGCCCGTCCAGCTCATATGATCCGCAGGAGCCGTACACCGTCAAACGGGTCACCCGCGGCGGATCGTTTCTGTGCAACGACGATTACTGCTCCGGCTATCGTCCGTCCGCACGCATGAAAACCAGTCCTGACACCAGCCTTGTTCACACCGGCTTTCGCTGTGTCATTCCGGTTCTTTTCCCGCCTGAATGA
- a CDS encoding Bax inhibitor-1/YccA family protein: protein MRTANPALNAKTFDVADAGSAVMTLEGTVSRTAIMLALLFTATVVTWNPSAPQTGNAWMLAGGVGGFIIALFTIFNKKAAPITAPIYAICEGLLLGGFSSMFERIYPGIVVQAILLTFGTLGALLLAYTSRLIKPTENFKLGVVAATGGIALFYFVSFILGVFGVGVPLLHSSGLFGIGFSAVVVVVAALNLVLDFDFIEQGAERGAPKYMEWYAAFGLTVTLVWLYMEILRLLSKLNRR, encoded by the coding sequence ATGCGAACCGCCAATCCTGCGTTGAATGCGAAAACTTTTGATGTCGCCGATGCCGGCAGTGCTGTGATGACCCTTGAGGGAACCGTCAGTCGTACTGCCATCATGCTTGCTCTGCTTTTTACTGCCACGGTAGTCACCTGGAACCCGTCCGCTCCTCAAACCGGAAACGCCTGGATGCTGGCGGGCGGTGTCGGCGGGTTTATCATTGCGCTGTTTACCATCTTCAACAAAAAGGCAGCTCCGATCACAGCGCCGATTTATGCAATCTGTGAAGGGCTTCTTCTGGGCGGTTTCTCCAGCATGTTTGAGCGGATCTATCCCGGTATTGTTGTTCAGGCCATTCTGCTCACGTTCGGAACACTCGGAGCTCTGCTGCTTGCCTACACATCGCGCCTGATCAAGCCGACTGAAAATTTCAAACTGGGCGTGGTCGCAGCAACCGGCGGCATTGCGCTGTTTTATTTTGTATCCTTTATTCTCGGCGTGTTCGGGGTAGGGGTTCCGCTTCTTCACAGCAGTGGTCTTTTCGGGATCGGTTTCAGTGCTGTTGTGGTGGTTGTAGCCGCCCTGAATCTTGTGCTCGACTTCGACTTCATCGAGCAGGGGGCCGAGCGCGGCGCTCCAAAATATATGGAGTGGTACGCCGCCTTCGGCCTCACCGTCACTCTCGTCTGGCTCTACATGGAAATCCTGCGCCTGCTTTCCAAGCTGAACAGACGCTGA
- a CDS encoding 3'-5' exonuclease, whose product MMPFFNRQKLSPLCQDYLDATKPRLAAKTEFNRIRFIVLDCETSGFKVGTDRIFSLAAFEIAEGRIDISGSRKWIVYQPQARLNQATEVHGILPDEIRQGTPEQDILPELLPLLSGAVLVGHHVRFDAAMLNDLLMRHYRIRLCNRIIDTARIAMNELIAFHQTGYANQRPPALEEVCAQLNLPLMARHTAEGDAFMTAEIFLMLCSHIRKRLRRPLMAKDLPMRKF is encoded by the coding sequence ATGATGCCCTTTTTCAACAGACAGAAACTGTCCCCGTTGTGTCAGGATTATCTGGATGCAACGAAACCGCGGCTGGCCGCCAAAACGGAATTTAACCGAATCCGTTTTATCGTTCTCGACTGTGAAACCAGCGGTTTCAAAGTCGGAACAGACCGGATTTTTTCTCTGGCAGCCTTCGAGATCGCGGAAGGCCGGATCGACATTTCCGGAAGCCGCAAGTGGATTGTCTATCAGCCGCAGGCCCGGCTCAACCAGGCCACTGAAGTGCACGGAATCCTGCCGGATGAAATCCGCCAGGGAACGCCGGAACAGGACATCCTTCCGGAGCTGCTTCCACTGCTGAGCGGCGCAGTCCTGGTTGGCCATCATGTCCGCTTCGACGCCGCCATGCTCAACGACCTCCTGATGCGTCATTACCGAATCCGGCTCTGCAACCGCATCATTGACACCGCACGCATCGCCATGAACGAGCTGATTGCATTCCATCAGACCGGATACGCCAATCAGCGCCCCCCGGCTCTGGAAGAAGTCTGTGCACAGCTGAACCTGCCGCTGATGGCCCGCCATACCGCGGAAGGCGATGCATTTATGACCGCAGAAATTTTCCTGATGCTCTGCAGCCACATCCGCAAACGGCTGCGCCGTCCGCTGATGGCAAAAGACCTGCCTATGCGGAAATTCTAA
- a CDS encoding DUF294 nucleotidyltransferase-like domain-containing protein encodes MNSQNVIPDRIANALRQFPPFSMFEEDAVRNLARQAMVQVLTEDDAVWEQGDPPGDKVLFLARGRVEYFRNNELIDVRDVGDILGLSAQHEAEPYRVTARASEDSILYTLPWTQVREMINANDQARYYVRRHLFWGTRVGRSLPDPGLDDGSGQNLLEAHLKGSQTIKTRPPERLLCCPPDLPIRDAARMMTEKRLPSILITDDDRKPRGILTGSDLVKEVIVGDRSSERPVSDIMSGPVITVARNSSVAAAGLIMLRERIGQVCVTEDGTPDTAAIDVCTQKDMLAQSGRHPAGFIHEIRIANSPVRFREICDDIETMAHTYIEAGISGLLLGEICAELYDELLRKLIDLSLDEMNQKGLTLPEVSWTWIAIGSDGRREQVLRTDMDNGMIFAASGDKEQDQKNRTFFIDLAKRVIALFVEAGFARCQGGVMASNPNWCKTDEEWIAELKNPDLTADGEGLLRALILYDLRYVAGDKALSESVRQVVFESAGNNSAIKRHIAEMIVATPPPLNFRGKFVVEKKGGNEGDFDIKKRGLTPLRDAARLFALHYGLRKHHSTGGRWLELAETHPEKMEMAMLARQGYDLLLRIRTLTGITRHNSGRFVDPDRLTKLQRGYLVNVFDVQRMVQAAVRVEFGVDSRVS; translated from the coding sequence ATGAACAGTCAAAACGTTATTCCGGATCGAATTGCAAACGCCCTGCGGCAGTTCCCGCCCTTTTCGATGTTCGAAGAGGACGCCGTGCGCAATCTTGCCCGGCAGGCCATGGTTCAGGTGCTGACCGAAGACGACGCCGTCTGGGAACAGGGAGACCCTCCCGGCGACAAAGTGCTCTTCCTCGCCCGTGGACGCGTGGAATATTTCCGAAACAACGAGCTGATCGACGTGCGCGATGTCGGCGACATTCTCGGGCTCTCCGCGCAGCACGAAGCCGAGCCGTATCGCGTTACCGCACGCGCCTCGGAAGACAGCATTCTCTACACCCTGCCGTGGACACAGGTCCGCGAAATGATCAATGCAAACGATCAGGCCCGCTATTATGTTCGGCGGCACCTCTTCTGGGGCACGCGCGTCGGCCGCTCCCTGCCCGATCCCGGACTGGACGACGGCAGCGGACAGAATCTTCTGGAAGCTCACCTCAAAGGTTCACAAACCATTAAAACCCGTCCGCCCGAACGACTGCTCTGCTGCCCGCCGGACCTGCCGATTCGCGACGCCGCCCGAATGATGACCGAAAAGCGGCTGCCCTCCATCCTGATCACCGACGACGATCGCAAACCGCGCGGCATCCTGACCGGCAGCGACCTTGTGAAAGAAGTGATTGTCGGCGATCGCAGCAGCGAACGACCGGTTTCCGACATCATGTCCGGCCCGGTCATCACCGTCGCCCGCAACTCCAGCGTTGCGGCTGCCGGACTGATTATGCTGCGCGAGCGTATCGGTCAGGTCTGCGTCACCGAAGACGGCACACCGGACACCGCCGCAATTGACGTCTGCACACAAAAAGACATGCTCGCGCAAAGCGGCCGCCATCCCGCCGGATTTATCCACGAAATCCGCATTGCCAACTCTCCGGTCCGTTTCCGCGAAATCTGCGACGATATCGAAACGATGGCTCACACCTACATTGAAGCCGGCATTTCCGGACTGCTTCTCGGAGAAATCTGCGCCGAGCTCTACGACGAACTCCTGCGAAAACTGATTGATCTGTCGCTGGACGAAATGAACCAAAAAGGCTTAACCCTGCCGGAAGTTTCCTGGACATGGATCGCCATCGGCAGCGACGGACGGCGCGAACAGGTTCTCCGCACCGACATGGACAACGGCATGATCTTCGCGGCATCCGGCGATAAAGAACAGGACCAGAAAAACCGGACGTTTTTCATCGATCTTGCCAAACGGGTAATCGCCCTGTTCGTCGAGGCGGGGTTTGCCCGCTGTCAGGGCGGCGTAATGGCCTCCAATCCCAACTGGTGCAAAACCGATGAGGAGTGGATTGCAGAACTCAAGAATCCGGACCTGACCGCCGACGGCGAAGGGTTGCTGCGCGCCCTGATCCTGTATGACCTTCGCTATGTCGCCGGCGACAAAGCCCTGAGCGAATCCGTCCGCCAGGTTGTTTTTGAATCGGCAGGAAACAACAGCGCCATCAAACGCCACATAGCAGAAATGATTGTCGCCACGCCGCCGCCGCTCAACTTCCGCGGCAAGTTTGTGGTCGAAAAAAAAGGCGGTAATGAAGGCGACTTCGACATCAAAAAACGCGGTCTGACCCCGCTGCGCGATGCCGCTCGCCTTTTTGCCCTGCACTACGGACTCCGCAAACACCACTCCACCGGCGGGCGCTGGCTGGAACTGGCGGAAACCCATCCGGAAAAAATGGAAATGGCCATGCTCGCCCGGCAGGGATACGATCTGCTGCTGCGCATCCGCACACTGACCGGAATCACCCGTCATAACTCCGGCCGCTTTGTTGACCCCGACCGACTGACGAAACTGCAGCGCGGCTATCTGGTGAATGTGTTCGATGTTCAGCGCATGGTCCAGGCCGCGGTCCGCGTAGAATTCGGAGTGGATAGCCGCGTGTCATGA
- a CDS encoding DUF1643 domain-containing protein produces MSEFLYAAELKKTFRCYGHFYRLNVKGTEPLLCRSVLEITSLPREAVGAGTDPDDLFSTPNSEPSLPDAVVIMMNPGSSRPIEEGDTESLLHMPLSENFRKPLVLTQPDNTQYQLMRIAVSKGWTHLRILNISDIRDPKSPSFIARTKALDAVEGGEAHSMFSKAREMERKQMLRRKPGAPFILGWGQDAGLIPLAKQCLDCIEGEPIVTVPAGNDPVLTAHPSPMLQAKKEAWLDAIRSALQ; encoded by the coding sequence ATGAGTGAATTTTTATACGCCGCCGAACTGAAAAAAACCTTCCGCTGCTACGGACATTTCTACCGACTGAACGTGAAGGGAACCGAGCCCCTGCTCTGCCGCAGTGTGCTCGAGATCACCTCTCTGCCCCGCGAAGCGGTCGGAGCCGGTACCGATCCCGATGATCTGTTCAGCACCCCGAACTCCGAACCCAGCCTGCCGGATGCCGTCGTTATCATGATGAATCCCGGCTCCTCGCGGCCGATTGAGGAAGGCGACACCGAAAGCCTGCTCCACATGCCGCTGTCCGAAAATTTCAGGAAACCGCTTGTGCTGACCCAGCCGGATAACACGCAGTATCAGCTGATGCGCATCGCGGTTTCCAAAGGATGGACACATCTGCGCATTCTGAATATCTCCGACATTCGCGATCCAAAAAGCCCAAGCTTCATTGCCCGCACGAAAGCGCTCGACGCCGTCGAAGGCGGCGAAGCGCACAGCATGTTTTCCAAAGCTCGTGAAATGGAACGCAAACAAATGCTTCGCCGCAAGCCTGGTGCTCCATTCATCCTCGGCTGGGGGCAGGATGCGGGACTGATTCCTCTGGCAAAGCAGTGCCTTGACTGCATTGAAGGCGAACCGATTGTCACCGTTCCCGCCGGCAACGATCCCGTTCTGACCGCCCATCCCAGCCCGATGCTTCAGGCCAAAAAAGAGGCGTGGCTCGATGCCATACGCTCAGCCCTTCAGTAA
- a CDS encoding bifunctional 3-deoxy-7-phosphoheptulonate synthase/chorismate mutase type II has protein sequence MNEVLKKWGFPIDRMFLAAGPCSAESREQLMECAGALAGKGISFFRAGIWKPRTRPGSFEGVGLKGLAWMDEVRAETGLKIGTEVAEPAHVEACLEYGLDILWVGARTSTNPFSVQAIADALRGTDIPVLVKNPMSADVGLWMGAVERIANAGITRLGVIHRGFSSELEMRYRNAPGWKTPIELKRRMPELPIICDPSHICGKRALIPSIAQEALDLLFDGLMLEVHPDPDHAFSDSAQQFTPTQFFELIEKLNLPHEQSDSAMFTQRLHELREQVDGLDSQLLDVLSKRMDIVRKMGEIKTAQNVSTFQPGRWKEIVEDRVRKGAGLELSEDFILQVMQSIHEESIRQQEIRRVDDSC, from the coding sequence ATGAATGAAGTGTTGAAAAAGTGGGGGTTCCCGATAGACCGGATGTTTCTGGCGGCGGGGCCATGCAGTGCTGAGAGTCGTGAACAGCTCATGGAATGTGCCGGGGCACTGGCCGGCAAAGGCATCAGTTTTTTCCGGGCCGGAATCTGGAAGCCGCGTACGCGGCCCGGCAGTTTTGAAGGTGTCGGCCTGAAGGGACTGGCATGGATGGACGAGGTGCGTGCCGAGACCGGACTGAAGATCGGTACGGAAGTGGCTGAGCCTGCCCATGTGGAAGCCTGTCTCGAGTACGGGCTGGATATTCTCTGGGTCGGTGCGCGCACTTCGACCAATCCTTTTTCTGTTCAGGCAATCGCCGATGCTCTGCGCGGAACGGATATTCCGGTGCTGGTGAAAAATCCGATGAGCGCCGATGTCGGTCTCTGGATGGGAGCGGTGGAGCGGATTGCCAATGCCGGAATCACCAGGCTGGGCGTGATTCATCGCGGGTTCAGTTCTGAGCTTGAAATGCGTTATCGCAATGCGCCCGGATGGAAAACACCGATTGAACTGAAACGGCGTATGCCGGAGCTCCCGATTATTTGCGATCCCAGCCACATTTGCGGCAAGCGCGCGCTGATTCCTTCGATTGCACAGGAGGCGCTGGACCTTCTTTTTGATGGGCTGATGCTTGAAGTGCACCCGGATCCCGACCATGCGTTCAGCGATTCCGCTCAGCAGTTTACTCCGACCCAGTTTTTTGAGCTGATTGAAAAACTCAACCTTCCGCATGAACAGAGCGACAGTGCGATGTTTACACAGCGCCTGCATGAACTGCGCGAACAGGTCGATGGCCTCGACAGCCAGTTGCTGGACGTTCTTTCCAAACGTATGGATATCGTCCGGAAAATGGGGGAAATAAAAACGGCTCAGAATGTGTCCACCTTTCAGCCGGGTCGCTGGAAAGAAATTGTCGAAGATCGGGTTCGTAAAGGGGCCGGGCTGGAGCTTTCGGAAGATTTTATCCTGCAGGTGATGCAGTCGATCCACGAAGAGTCCATCCGTCAGCAGGAAATCCGTCGAGTGGATGACTCTTGCTGA
- a CDS encoding uroporphyrinogen decarboxylase/cobalamine-independent methonine synthase family protein, whose protein sequence is MNDTDNKELLYKNDWAEAQQILTGWWNGKVDGRWALGVVAKRNEPLPHDEPPPLSDDFQTRWLDFRTINAHKEAFFSEHCYLGCAFPENTAYLGPGSMNPFLGSSIDFQETTLWYNPIADTPENVDQLNLDKTGFYWNWTKAALAYIAEQAKRRYIATMPDLIEGLDILSELFGTQEFLMHLIDCPEAIHRLLDQLDVLYFEAYDELADIIKSPAGYVPYMAFNAWGPGRCAKVQCDFSAMISPDMYEEFVKPHIQKQCRRLDYTVYHLDGPDALRHIDSVLSIPELDALQWEPGAGNPHTAHRDWWDTVWKKVYAAGKSAFLHGVPADDVEPFVKEFGQNGTLIITHTDTEDQAKRLMDKSLRWS, encoded by the coding sequence ATGAACGATACAGACAATAAAGAGTTACTTTACAAAAACGACTGGGCTGAAGCACAGCAGATACTGACAGGATGGTGGAACGGCAAAGTCGACGGACGCTGGGCGCTGGGCGTCGTTGCAAAACGAAATGAACCACTGCCGCATGATGAACCGCCGCCGCTGTCCGACGACTTCCAAACGCGCTGGCTGGATTTCAGAACCATAAACGCACACAAGGAGGCCTTCTTTTCCGAGCACTGTTATCTCGGTTGTGCTTTTCCGGAAAACACTGCCTATCTCGGGCCGGGCAGCATGAATCCATTTCTCGGCAGCTCCATTGATTTTCAGGAGACCACACTCTGGTATAACCCGATTGCCGACACCCCGGAAAACGTCGACCAACTGAATTTAGACAAAACCGGTTTTTACTGGAACTGGACCAAAGCGGCCCTGGCCTACATTGCTGAACAGGCAAAAAGAAGATACATCGCAACGATGCCGGACCTGATTGAAGGACTGGATATCCTTTCAGAACTGTTCGGAACTCAGGAATTCCTGATGCATCTGATCGACTGCCCGGAAGCCATTCACCGCCTGCTTGACCAGCTCGACGTCCTCTATTTTGAGGCCTACGACGAACTGGCCGATATTATTAAAAGTCCGGCAGGGTATGTTCCGTATATGGCCTTCAACGCATGGGGACCCGGGCGCTGCGCCAAAGTGCAGTGTGACTTTTCGGCAATGATCTCTCCCGACATGTACGAAGAATTTGTTAAACCGCACATCCAGAAACAGTGCCGGCGACTCGATTATACCGTCTATCATCTCGACGGTCCGGACGCGCTGCGTCATATCGATTCTGTTCTGTCCATTCCGGAACTCGACGCACTGCAGTGGGAACCCGGCGCAGGCAATCCGCATACCGCCCACCGCGACTGGTGGGACACGGTCTGGAAAAAGGTTTATGCCGCCGGAAAATCCGCCTTCCTTCACGGAGTTCCTGCCGATGACGTCGAACCGTTCGTCAAAGAGTTCGGGCAGAACGGAACTCTGATCATAACGCACACCGACACCGAAGATCAGGCAAAGCGCCTGATGGACAAATCACTGCGGTGGAGCTGA
- a CDS encoding AraC family transcriptional regulator: MRELLNIPEGRDGFCLLHCAGGRGRRTHSHAELEINLVISGRGQYLIDGQPVPLSAGTLLWLSPKQAHLLSEENSDFIMWVAVLRAGALSEAGASCSLRTSPDDTAFFDMLFRKLHEADSDEIFNDGVFYLFRQVRDMCERQSPVSRQQHPAVVRAVRIMTKLDDAVDVETIARHAGMSRSQLSRLFKKQTGFTLVEYRQKIQLERFLLLCGDGRTLLEAALDAGFGSYPQFYRVFQQRFGCSPREYFRQTGL; the protein is encoded by the coding sequence GTGCGCGAGCTTTTGAATATTCCAGAAGGACGGGACGGGTTCTGCCTCCTGCATTGCGCCGGCGGGCGGGGGCGCCGTACTCATTCTCACGCGGAGTTGGAGATCAATTTAGTGATTTCCGGTCGAGGACAGTATCTCATTGACGGACAGCCGGTGCCGCTGAGTGCCGGCACATTGCTGTGGCTTTCGCCGAAACAGGCTCATCTGCTCAGCGAGGAGAATTCTGATTTCATAATGTGGGTAGCGGTGCTTCGTGCCGGGGCGTTGTCGGAGGCAGGCGCCAGCTGCAGCCTGCGGACTTCTCCGGATGATACCGCTTTTTTTGATATGCTTTTTCGTAAGCTCCATGAGGCCGACAGCGATGAGATATTTAATGATGGGGTGTTCTACCTTTTTCGTCAGGTCAGAGACATGTGTGAAAGACAGTCTCCGGTAAGTCGGCAGCAGCATCCGGCTGTGGTGCGTGCGGTTCGAATTATGACGAAGCTGGACGATGCCGTGGACGTAGAAACGATTGCCCGGCATGCAGGAATGAGTCGATCGCAGCTCAGCCGGCTGTTTAAAAAACAGACTGGATTTACGCTGGTGGAGTATCGACAGAAAATCCAGTTAGAGCGGTTTCTTCTGCTTTGCGGTGATGGCCGGACTTTACTTGAAGCGGCTCTTGATGCCGGGTTTGGCAGTTATCCGCAGTTTTATCGCGTGTTTCAGCAGCGTTTCGGTTGCAGTCCTCGGGAATATTTTAGGCAAACAGGGTTGTAA
- a CDS encoding MFS transporter: MLTTEEFKKVSRIIIVAQCLGMMAGALFQNSFYLNYLAARGLDSPRIAMLMPIPLFVTMLLAIPFAYLSDRMGKKRTSIWGQILTAAGIFILIPEIPWATAAVVTAFSVMSIGGSLQAGAWLALLSPIVPEKIRGRFFSRLRVAFQICMIVFSFIISRLLKLNSGIPVFQGVLVFVVITNLFRIQVFNRIPELETPHHEPPKQRHIFAALKAVLQHMSYRRLNSYVFLSTLFTASAPTLFGLLEKDILLFTPARISLMGTLLVTGGMIGCWIGGHLVDRYGAMKMFVLGHIGYITILISVLFREWAAWSSVIHMSLVSILFSISGGIVGISVGAETLALMPRDNKSLAGAFNGTAMSCAGALSGFAIASLLEHSLLPSGWTLLGKTFSAYDSILLTFAGGIALLLIVLRNPEKNTDLPPKNSA; encoded by the coding sequence ATGCTGACCACTGAAGAATTCAAGAAAGTATCCCGAATTATTATTGTCGCCCAGTGCCTGGGCATGATGGCAGGAGCATTGTTCCAAAACAGTTTTTATCTCAATTATCTGGCAGCTCGAGGCCTCGACAGTCCCCGGATTGCCATGCTGATGCCCATTCCGCTGTTTGTCACCATGCTGCTGGCCATTCCGTTTGCCTATCTTTCCGACCGCATGGGGAAAAAGCGAACCAGTATCTGGGGGCAGATCCTGACCGCTGCAGGTATTTTTATTCTGATTCCAGAGATTCCATGGGCAACAGCTGCTGTTGTGACTGCATTCTCTGTAATGAGTATCGGAGGAAGCCTCCAGGCCGGCGCGTGGCTGGCACTGCTCAGCCCGATTGTTCCCGAAAAAATACGGGGCCGCTTTTTCAGCCGGCTGCGCGTTGCCTTCCAGATCTGTATGATTGTTTTTTCATTTATCATTTCCAGGCTGCTGAAACTGAATTCCGGCATACCGGTTTTTCAGGGAGTTCTCGTATTCGTTGTCATTACAAACCTCTTTCGTATTCAGGTCTTCAACCGCATTCCGGAACTGGAAACGCCGCACCATGAACCGCCCAAACAGCGACACATCTTTGCTGCACTCAAAGCGGTCCTCCAGCACATGTCCTATCGTCGCCTGAACAGCTATGTGTTCTTAAGCACGCTGTTCACCGCCAGCGCCCCCACGTTGTTCGGACTGCTGGAAAAAGATATCCTGCTGTTTACCCCGGCCCGGATCAGCCTGATGGGAACCCTGCTGGTAACCGGCGGAATGATCGGTTGCTGGATCGGAGGTCATCTGGTCGACCGATATGGCGCCATGAAAATGTTTGTGCTGGGACATATCGGCTATATCACAATTCTGATTTCGGTACTGTTCCGCGAATGGGCAGCATGGTCATCCGTCATCCACATGAGCCTGGTCTCAATCCTCTTCAGTATTTCCGGAGGCATTGTCGGAATCAGCGTAGGTGCCGAAACGCTGGCATTGATGCCCCGGGACAATAAATCCCTCGCCGGCGCGTTCAACGGAACCGCCATGAGCTGCGCCGGAGCACTGTCCGGATTTGCAATCGCCAGCCTGCTTGAGCACAGTCTTCTTCCCTCCGGATGGACCCTGCTGGGAAAAACATTCAGCGCCTACGATAGTATCCTGCTGACATTCGCCGGCGGAATTGCTCTGCTTCTCATTGTCCTGCGCAATCCGGAAAAAAACACAGATCTCCCTCCTAAAAACTCCGCCTGA
- a CDS encoding PEP-CTERM sorting domain-containing protein, which produces MLRRISNADILVAWDTAGCNAYETLVRTNNYVTQNVVDSTALLTGSAPYGYQNRANTYAVEGQSFTELNENVYVQFSLSAESGYQLTVTGLDLYVARSSTGARSFALRSNQDDFSSNLVEWTVDDDSNTLPWLLGHELNLEDTTVTFRVYMWDATGVQKGYIYDPGASNSITVSGTIAAVPEPATVSMLGLASGLILFWRRNFGV; this is translated from the coding sequence TTGCTGCGGCGCATTTCAAATGCAGATATTCTGGTCGCATGGGATACTGCCGGGTGTAACGCATATGAGACACTGGTGCGGACAAACAATTATGTAACGCAGAACGTGGTGGACAGCACGGCACTGCTGACCGGTTCTGCTCCGTACGGGTATCAAAACCGGGCGAATACGTATGCTGTGGAGGGGCAGTCCTTTACGGAGCTGAACGAAAATGTGTATGTTCAGTTTTCGCTGTCCGCCGAGTCGGGGTATCAATTAACAGTAACCGGGTTGGATCTCTATGTCGCCCGTTCTTCCACCGGAGCCCGTTCTTTTGCCCTTCGGTCGAATCAGGACGATTTTTCATCAAACCTGGTCGAGTGGACGGTTGATGACGATTCAAATACGCTTCCATGGCTGCTTGGGCATGAACTGAACCTTGAAGATACAACCGTCACATTCAGGGTTTATATGTGGGATGCAACCGGAGTGCAGAAGGGGTATATCTATGATCCCGGAGCTTCAAACAGTATTACGGTTTCCGGGACGATTGCGGCGGTTCCTGAGCCGGCAACTGTTAGCATGCTTGGGTTGGCTTCCGGGCTGATTCTGTTTTGGCGGAGAAATTTCGGAGTCTAA